The following DNA comes from Miscanthus floridulus cultivar M001 chromosome 5, ASM1932011v1, whole genome shotgun sequence.
gtcactacatcgtccataatgtatgccgagtttgtagcatgttatgaggccacagggcaggtgaattggctgaagaaatttatGCCTGGGTTAAAAGTgatagacgacatacataaactaCTCAAGTTATaatgcgataataatccagcagtatgttatgcttacaataataagtcaagaggtgctgccaaacatattgacgtaaagtattatgttatgaaagacaaagtccaggatcatataattagtcttgaacatataagaacagaaaagatacCCGTGggtccgcttacaaaaggcttaccactcatcgtgttcagagaacacttagcctgcatgggtttaagggaaagcctatgattcctagatAATGAGGGCCTAGTTGATAatatgtttcaaaacagagaggtgcattatagttgtttaatctaatggcaacagaccgtgacgatgaagcacgCTCTATACACTGATCTGTGATAGAATGGGAATAAGATAAAGCAAGTAAGTTGAGTttgtcataaggtgagatcaaggtggagaatgttagattgatctccactaaTTGGCCCCGTCCAATTGGGCCTTTGGATCcgcaccctgatcgggggcgcccaatcgCTCCATGGTTGGTAGACCCcatcgcacagcgccataaaaagggaggtgggggccaggACACAAGGCACGAGATTCACCTGAGCCGTCAGATACCCCACCTACATCCCAAACCCtaaccgatctagagagggggcgtTGTTAGTGAAGGGAAGCACCGCCACCGGCTTCACCCCGCCTCTACACCGCCGCCCTGCGACTGCGCTTCCACCGCGTCACCATCACGTGTTCAATGAGTCACCACCGCACCTCCACCGCGCACCAGCGATGGTCAGCTCGTCTTCGtcgaaggcggccgatggtttgcatcTCTGCAcccctctctctatctctctctgttTTTCCATTACCGGTATATGTTCTAGGGTTCACTATTTATTCTAAATGTCAGTTAGACCCCGCTAGATCTACTGCTAGTCGATATtcgctctgttcgcttggcttataagtcgtgttttttcagtcaacgaacagtatttttctctcacaacaaatcaacaacagtattttcagccatggtttatctgccaagcgaacaggacactTAAGTTTTAACATTGTGCTCCTGTGGCAGGCcgggcggctgctgctgcaccAGCTATGGTGGCAGCCTCGGCGTCTGGAGCGTGCGCTGCGTGCACAGGGCATCCGCGGCACGTCGTACCTGTTCTTCGCCGGCGACCTCAAGGAATACGGCCGACTGGCCAAGGAGGCCTGGTCTAAGCCCCTGCCGCTGCGTTGCCACGACATCGCACAACGGGTCACGCCGTTTGTGTGGCAGCTTGTCCGGGAGCACGGGAAGAAGAGCATGTCGTGGTTTGGCCCCAGCCCCAAGGTGACCATCGTCGATCCTGAGCTGGCCAAGGACGTGCTGTCCAACAAGTTCGGCCACTTCGAGAAGCTcaacgccctgttcgtttgggcttgtttggcttataagctatggctAAAAGTACCGTTggtggtttggtgtaagagaaaaatactattcattcatTGACTGATAAACCATGGCTTATTAGGCATGTACTATCAAAGCCACGAGGGTCAGCCACGATGCTGGGCGCTGTCCAAGATGCTGGGCGACAGCGTGGCCAGCCACGAGGGTGAGAAGTGGGTCAAACACAGAAGGATCCTCAATCCTGCTTTCCATCTAGAGAAGCTCAAGGTACACACAAAATTTCTGATACAGTGCTCTAATGCCATTTCCTTTTCTTGTATATATTATTGCATTGCGTCATGTAATTGATCCTTGGAATGAATTTGTTTACTGTGAAATGTGCAGCGCATGCTGCCAGCGTTTTCTGCGTTCTGCGAAGAGCTGGTAAGCAGATGGGCGAAGTCCCTCAGCTCGGACGGTTCGTGCGAGCTGGATGTGTGGCCTGAGCTGCAGAACCTCACTGGAGACGTCATTTCTCGCACCGCGTTCAGCAGCAGCTaccaaggaggaagaaggattTTCCAGCTACATGCCGAGCAAGCTTCGCTTGTCATGACGAACATTAGGAAGATTATGATTCCTGGTTACATGTGAGTTAGTACTGCTTCAACTTCCTTGCTGTTTACTACTGATTAAACAGTTAACTGGGAACATTTTTTCCCCCTCAAACGTAGACTGATTATCGAACAATTTAGTTCTCCTGTATactaaacaaaataaaatgtttacGGACCGGGTTTACCTTTGTCAGGTCCTTGCCTACCGCAAACAACAGAAAGATGCGCAGAAACAACAAAGAGGTGGAATCAATTCTGCGAGATATAATTGGGAAAAGAATTCAAGCAATGAAACAAGGCGAGAGCACCAAAGATGACTTGCTGGGTCTGTTGCTGGAGACAAACATGAGAGACACAGACGGGAATAATAGCGAACCTACCGGCATGGGGATGAGGATCGAAGATGTCATCGAGGAGTGCAAGGTATTCTATTTCGCAGGAATGGAGACCACATCGGTGCTGCTCACATGGACAATGGTTGTACTCAGCATGCACCCAGAGTGGCAGGACCGTGCAAGGGAGGAAGTCATTGGCCTGTTTCGCCAAAACAAGCCCGAGTATGAAGGCCTAAGCCGCCTCAAAACCGTGAGTACTTCTTCAGAGCACTTGTTCTTTTTCCTGCTGGTTGCTACCATGCAAAAGGATGAGTAAAATCGATCGCTATGCATATGGTGCAGGTGACCATGGTCCTTTACGAGGTTCTCCGGTTGTACCCGCCGGCCATTTCTTTCGTCCGGAAAACATACAAGGAGATGGAGATCGGCGGCATCACCTACCCCGCCGGCGTGATCTTGGAGGTGCCCGTGCTCTTCATCCACCATGACCCAGATATCTGGGGAAGCGACGTGCAcgagttcaggcccaacagattCGCCGAGGGGATCTCCAAGGCCTCCAAGGACCCGGGCGCGTTCCTCCCGTTCGGCTGGGGGCCGCGCATCTGCATCGGCCAGAACTTCGCGCTGCTCGAGGCCAAGATGGCGCTGAGCATGATCCTTCGGAGATTTGAGTTTGCGCTCGCGCCGTCGTATACTCATGCGCCGCATACCGTGATAACGACGCATCCTATGCATGGTGCGCAGCTTAAGCTCAGAGCAATATGAGGCAGCCCGGCATGATGTTCATCATAGTGATCTTGTTAAATGTAGATGTAACATTAGAAATCAAATGGGCCTTTTGCGTGTTAATGTCGGATGTAAAAATCTTCACTTAGGGACTTTGTGCTTTTCATGTATCATTGGTGCTTTATTAGTTTTTGTTTCTTTATTACTCATTATAAACATGTGGATTTGTATCTTAGGCATATATGCATTGTTACTTGGTAAAATGTGTTCACCGTATTAAGGGTGTGTGTCCCCAACAGGCTCCTCAAACCGCTAGTGGACTTGTAAGTGAGagaagaataaaaacaaaaaagaatgaaAACCGATGCAGAGAAACAAAAGagctgtgtgtgtgagagagagagagagtcattAGGTTCCATGCGAGACATCTTGTATCCTGTTGCCAACGAGTTGTTTTTTTTCTACATTCTCTTTCCTACGTATCAGCAGCAAGCTAGCTCGGAGCTATCTTGTTGTGGAGCTCTAAGTGGGACGTCATTGACCCATAGCCAAAGCCAGGACCATGTAGTAGCACTGTGTCCCTTTAACTTGGAGCCATTTATGGTCCTTAGGAAGGTACCAAATTTGTACATTTTCCATTATATTTTGGCGGTATCTCCTAAGGCCTAAGGATAACAAAATCAGATTAACTAGCAAGGCCACATATAGTGTAGGTAGCTAGCTTTTTAATTGTTGCAATATTTGAGTTTGTTTTTACTTAAACTTGCAAATAgcttttttatttgtttgattGTAATTGCCTTCCTTCATGCTCCCATGCTACATCTATAGGCACAAAGTTTATAGAGCTATTGTTGACCAATTCTTGGCTTCAAGACGAACATGCAATTGGTTAGTAATTGTCAAGTACCTACAAACAAAAGATTGTTAGTAATTGCTAAGTAGTACTCCATCTGTTTCAAATTAAAAGTTACTTTGACTTTTTTATACATCTattttttactatgtatttagatataataTATGTGTCGGGTACCATGAAACGGGGACCCCGAGcgtataccaaaagaatcacttaaacctcataaaaaacaaagccaaagggtaagccatttgttaaaccccggcctcgtccgagcccaccggctctccgtctcgcacgggaggtctcgatggCCTGCCAAAtctctgtctcgcgcgaggcctcgcacgggaggcctcgacgaggaaccaattctccgtctcacccgaggccccgcgcgtacggcctcgaacgagacagcgattctccgtatcgctcaaggctggctcggcaataacccgcCGCTTCTACCTCGACCGGGCTCCCCGACAGGGCgtcacgtcctattaatgcgtcaaccactcccgcaatctcagccggacgacggctggacaccgcagagtggccgacgggacaggaagtcacatcaacgccatactAACCAGGACCGGGCGCGGttggggttaccggccactgtgttccggtgttgtgcccacgatcagcgcctgcactacactgtgccacgtaaCCCCCGCCCCGGAGACAACGCGATATGGGGAGTctagtccgggtcaccatagcctcgaaaTCAGCGTACGAGATCAActgttccctccaagcctcggcaatctacatctgggtctcggcaacctcgggattcacgtctgccgagacccccacgatggctcggcctcggcaccaactgagcctcggcttctcgcgcagtcaacacacagtgaccagcacgccgaccgccacgcccgcttcgagataacactggagctcccacgacgcacaggatcggatgtgaccggcgcgttgccccagtacttcaaggacgagaccactccATCGCCCACGCCGTCACagtaacaggctatagggctcggacatgccgcttCCGTTCGCACAACgccgtgtagctagcgcatgtatcacccttgtccccccccccctcaactataaaagggagggatcagGGCCGTTTCTAGGATCAGAGACGGACAGTTAGGCCTATGCCCACGCAACGAACTCACGCATGAACACACGGACGAACGCTCGAGCTTCCCCGCTGTCTGAGATTAACATCTCAaacaatccacgccgctccacgtagagacctgggactagctccctctctcgccccgcttgtaaccccctactacgagcacttcggtgcaaggaatacaagatcgatctctcaaactggacatagggtgctcattacccgaaccagtataaaccttgtgtctctttgcatcaccatccgagattgagaacacgcagtacaaatttactagttggttgagggtccgccggtctgaaacaccgacagttggctgtaaccagcatgggaccaatttgagacctcaagggagtgcagagggtcatgggatgccttgcggccctgagccacttcatctcgcgccttggcgaaaaaggcttgcctctgtaccgcctcttgagaaaatccgaacgcttttcttggacccccgaggccgaagaagccctcgccaagctcaaggcactcctcaccaatcctcccatcctggtaccgccagccagggatgaggccctcttactctacgtcgccgcaacgacccaagtggtcagcgcggccgtggtagtggaggggtaggaagaggggcacgctttacccatccaacgacctgtctacttcgtcagcgaagtgctctccgagaccaaaacacgctactcccacatccagaagctgatctacgccgtagtcttggctcggcgcaagctgcgtcactactttgagtcccacccgataaccgtggtgtcgtctttccccttgggagagataatccataaccgggaggcctcaggtaggatagccaagtgggccgtcgaactgatgggggaagccctgacctttgcgctttggaaagcaataaagtctcaggtcttggccgattttgtggctgaatggaccgacacccaactgccacctgctcagattcagacggagtgctggaccatgtacttcgatgggtccctgatgaagaccgaggcaggcgcgggtctgctcttcatctcgcccctcggagtacacatgcgctacatggttcggctccacttcgccgcctccaacaacgcagccagtATGAAGctctcgtcaacggcttgcagatcgccattgaacttggagtgaggcgtctcgacgtccggggcgactcgcaactcgtcgtcgatcaagtcatgaaggagtcaaactgccttgaccccaaaatgaaggcataCTGCAAGATGgtatgtcgcctagaagacaagttcgacggtctcgaactcaaccacatcgcgcagaAGTA
Coding sequences within:
- the LOC136452528 gene encoding cytochrome P450 CYP72A616-like produces the protein MVLEASFAAAASAWIFLLGGVTGLVFNIVLLWQAGRLLLHQLWWQPRRLERALRAQGIRGTSYLFFAGDLKEYGRLAKEAWSKPLPLRCHDIAQRVTPFVWQLVREHGKKSMSWFGPSPKVTIVDPELAKDVLSNKFGHFEKLNALFPRCWALSKMLGDSVASHEGEKWVKHRRILNPAFHLEKLKRMLPAFSAFCEELVSRWAKSLSSDGSCELDVWPELQNLTGDVISRTAFSSSYQGGRRIFQLHAEQASLVMTNIRKIMIPGYMSLPTANNRKMRRNNKEVESILRDIIGKRIQAMKQGESTKDDLLGLLLETNMRDTDGNNSEPTGMGMRIEDVIEECKVFYFAGMETTSVLLTWTMVVLSMHPEWQDRAREEVIGLFRQNKPEYEGLSRLKTVTMVLYEVLRLYPPAISFVRKTYKEMEIGGITYPAGVILEVPVLFIHHDPDIWGSDVHEFRPNRFAEGISKASKDPGAFLPFGWGPRICIGQNFALLEAKMALSMILRRFEFALAPSYTHAPHTVITTHPMHGAQLKLRAI